Sequence from the Ornithinimicrobium humiphilum genome:
GCCGGGTCCCGCTGAGGCGGGCCGGCGGTCAGGCGTGCCGCACCGCCATCCACAGCGCCACGTGCTCGGGGCGCGTGCCCCCACGGACGCGCGGCGGCACGACGTCGTCCTCGCGGACGAACGACCACTCGGTGACCGCGATGTTCAGCGGCTCGGCCCAACGGCGCGAGGACACCAGCACGCCGCTGTCGGCACGCAACGTGAGCAGGGGCGGGATGGCGCGCTCGGTGAGCTGCATACCCGGCACGACGAAGCGGTCGTCCCCGACGACGTCGTAGCGGGACCGGCGTGCGAGGCCGAGGCGCCGGGGCTCGGCATGACGGATCGTCGCCACGTCCTCGCCGTTCCAGCGCACGAGGACGCCGATCTCGAGGCAGGCGTAGAACCCCAGGCGCAACGGCCTCGAGGTCTGCTCGTAGATGAGCCCACGGTGCGTCACGTCGAGCTCGACCGTCTGGTCGCCGACGACCGCCTCCACGCCGGTGTCGAGCCTGCGGACCGCTGCCGGCCCCCACCTCGTCCAGCGGTGCAGCCTGGTCTCCTGCGGCGCCGTCACGCGTCGCCCTCGGTGTCGAGCGAGCCGACCGGCCGCAGCACCGGCCGCCCGGCCCCCGACCCGCCCAGGTCGAACTCGGTCACGACGTCCTGCCCGAGCAGCCAGCGCCGCACCGGCGGCCGCAGCGCGTCGGCCAGCCGGTCGGTGCCGTCCACCCGCAGGCCGGGGACGCCGTCGCCGATGAGCAGCGGGGCCGTCGTCAGGTAGAGGCGGTCGACCGTGCCCGCGTCGACGAAGGCCGACACCAGCCGGCCGCCACCCTCGACGAGCACCCGCCGCAGTCCGCGGGCCCGCAGCAGCGCGAGCACCTCGCGGGGATCCATCGGTCCTGCGCCCGGCCATCGCACCACCTCGACGTGCTCCGCGGTCGCTCCCGCCTCGACGTCGGGGCCCACCACCCACAGGGTCGGGGCGGCGCCGTCGGTGAGGAGCGCGGCCTCGCGGGGGAGCACCCCGCGGGGGTCGAGCACGACCCGGGCCGGGTTGTCGCCGGGGACCGCGCGCACGGTGAGCCGGGGATCGTCGGCGACGGCGGTGCTCGCACCCACGACGACCGCGTCCACGAGCGCGCGGAGCCGGTGCAGGTGCTCCCTGTCCTCCTCGCCGGTGACGAAGACGGCGTCGCCGGTGCGGCTGGCGATGAAGCCGTCGAGGCTCTGCCCCAGCTGCGCCAGCACCGTCGGGCCACCGGCCCGGACCAGGTCGCCGTAGCGCTCCGAGAGGACCCCGCCGGCGACCGTCCCGCCGGCGAGCAGCACCTCCCACTCGCCGCCCTCGACACGGTCGTGGCCCATCCGCTCGCGCTTGGTCCGCAGGTAGTGCTCGTTCTCGGGCCGGGCGGGCACGACGAGGGCCTCGCGGCCGACCACCCGGACCCCGAGCGCCGTCAGCGCGTGCTCCTTGGCCGGGTTGGAGGAGAGCAGCCGGATGCTCCGCACGCCCAGGTCGGCGAGCATCGCCGCGCTCTGGTCGTAGGTGCGGGCGTCGGCGGGGTGCCCGAGGCGGAGGTTGGCGTCCACGGTGTCGACCCCGGTGTCCTGCAGGGCGTAGGCGCGCAGCTTCTGCACCAGGCCGATGCCGCGCCCCTCGTGGCCACGGACGTAGAGCACGGCGCCCCGGCCGTCGCGGGCGACGAGGTGCAGCGCGTGCTGCAGCTGCTCGCCGCAGTCGCAGCGGAAGGAGCCCAGGGCGTCGCCGGTGAGGCACTCGGAGTGGACGCGCACCAGCGGTGGTGGCGCGTCGAGCGGGTCGTCGTCGGCGATGCCCACGCTGAGGGCCACGTGCTCCTCGCCGCCCTCGTCGCGGTAGGCGGTCATCCGGAAGGTGCCGTGCCGCGTGGGCAGGACGGTGTCGGCGAGGCGCTGCACCGATGTCAGCGGGCCGTCCTCGAGAACGGGTTCGGAAGACATTCTCCGAGTATGTCCGTGGGCGCGGGGCTCATCCTGCCCAAACGTGCGGGCGGGCGGCCCGACCTGCTCGGATCCCCTTCGGTCGTCCGATGGTCGCCAGGGCGCCGCTGGCCCTAGGGTGGCGTCGATGATCCGGTTCGAGAGCGTCACCAAGAGGTATGCCGACGGCACGGTCGCCGTCGACGACCTCACCCTGGAGGTGCCCCGGGGCGGGATCACCGTGCTCGTGGGCCCGTCCGGCTGCGGCAAGACCACCAGCCTGCGGATGGTCAACCGGATGGTGGAGCCGACGTCCGGCCGCGTGCTCCTCGACGGGGAGGACGTCGCCGCCCGCCCGGCCGCCCAGCTGCGGCGCAGCATCGGCT
This genomic interval carries:
- the ribA gene encoding GTP cyclohydrolase II, whose translation is MSSEPVLEDGPLTSVQRLADTVLPTRHGTFRMTAYRDEGGEEHVALSVGIADDDPLDAPPPLVRVHSECLTGDALGSFRCDCGEQLQHALHLVARDGRGAVLYVRGHEGRGIGLVQKLRAYALQDTGVDTVDANLRLGHPADARTYDQSAAMLADLGVRSIRLLSSNPAKEHALTALGVRVVGREALVVPARPENEHYLRTKRERMGHDRVEGGEWEVLLAGGTVAGGVLSERYGDLVRAGGPTVLAQLGQSLDGFIASRTGDAVFVTGEEDREHLHRLRALVDAVVVGASTAVADDPRLTVRAVPGDNPARVVLDPRGVLPREAALLTDGAAPTLWVVGPDVEAGATAEHVEVVRWPGAGPMDPREVLALLRARGLRRVLVEGGGRLVSAFVDAGTVDRLYLTTAPLLIGDGVPGLRVDGTDRLADALRPPVRRWLLGQDVVTEFDLGGSGAGRPVLRPVGSLDTEGDA